One genomic window of Actinoplanes lobatus includes the following:
- a CDS encoding RNA polymerase sigma factor: MTTQDRIAGIYADGWSRIVATMIRFTGGDWNLAEECAQDAFTQALRRWPADGVPDQPLAWLTTTARRRAIDLIRREALEAAKLPEVAMAEPAPYPDDSDIPDERLELMFTCCHPALSLAAQVALILRCLAGLSTAEIARAFLLPEKTMGQRLFRAKQRIRNAGIPFRVPPAHLLPERLPAVLHVLYLLFNEGYTDPVKARLCAEAIRVARVLAALMPDEPEALGLLSLMLLHDARRAARRDPAGDPVTLTDQDRTLWDRLSIDEGAALCERALRRGRAGPFQVQAAIAACHATAPTAEATDWAQIVALYDHLARLEPGPVVELNRAVAVSMASGPAAALPLVVALSETGRLDDYHLLHATLADLLRRTGRPTEAAESYRRASALAPTEAERRFLTARLES; this comes from the coding sequence CTGACCACTCAGGACCGTATCGCCGGGATCTACGCCGACGGGTGGAGCCGGATCGTCGCCACGATGATCCGGTTCACCGGCGGTGACTGGAACCTGGCCGAGGAGTGCGCGCAGGACGCCTTCACGCAGGCGCTGCGCAGGTGGCCGGCGGACGGCGTACCGGATCAGCCTCTCGCCTGGCTGACCACGACGGCCCGCCGCCGGGCGATCGACCTGATCCGCCGCGAAGCGCTGGAGGCGGCGAAGCTGCCGGAGGTGGCCATGGCGGAGCCGGCGCCCTACCCGGACGACAGCGACATCCCGGACGAGCGGCTGGAACTCATGTTCACCTGCTGCCATCCGGCGCTGAGCCTGGCGGCGCAGGTCGCGCTGATCCTGCGCTGCCTCGCGGGCCTGAGCACCGCCGAGATCGCGCGGGCGTTCCTGCTGCCGGAGAAGACCATGGGGCAGCGGCTGTTCCGCGCCAAGCAGCGGATCCGCAACGCCGGGATCCCGTTCCGGGTGCCGCCCGCCCACCTGCTGCCGGAGCGGCTGCCGGCCGTCCTGCACGTGCTGTACCTGCTGTTCAACGAGGGCTACACCGATCCGGTCAAGGCGCGGCTGTGCGCCGAGGCGATCCGGGTGGCGCGGGTGCTGGCCGCGCTCATGCCGGACGAGCCGGAGGCGCTCGGCCTGCTCTCGCTGATGCTGCTGCATGACGCCCGGCGGGCAGCCCGCCGGGATCCGGCCGGCGACCCGGTCACCCTCACCGACCAGGACCGCACCCTCTGGGACCGGCTGTCCATCGACGAGGGCGCCGCCCTGTGCGAGCGGGCGCTGCGCCGCGGCCGGGCCGGGCCGTTCCAGGTGCAGGCGGCGATCGCGGCCTGCCACGCCACCGCGCCGACCGCCGAGGCGACGGACTGGGCGCAGATCGTCGCCCTCTACGACCATCTGGCCCGTCTCGAACCGGGCCCGGTCGTCGAACTGAACCGGGCGGTGGCGGTCAGCATGGCCTCCGGCCCCGCGGCCGCGCTTCCACTGGTCGTCGCACTGTCCGAAACCGGTCGCCTCGACGACTACCATCTGCTGCACGCGACCCTCGCCGACCTGCTGCGCCGCACCGGCCGCCCCACCGAGGCCGCGGAGAGCTACCGCCGGGCATCGGCGCTCGCACCCACCGAGGCGGAACGCCGCTTCCTGACCGCACGCCTGGAATCATGA
- a CDS encoding YciI family protein has translation MKYLMLVCVDPDLVPDENDGAPEIDEWFAQIKENHVVGSRTRPGADATTVRVRDRQVLLTDGPYAETKDLMAGFDVIDCADLDEAVAIASKHPMAYRGVIELRPFWPFEQD, from the coding sequence ATGAAGTACCTGATGCTGGTCTGCGTCGACCCCGACCTCGTGCCCGACGAGAACGACGGGGCGCCGGAGATCGACGAGTGGTTCGCCCAGATCAAGGAGAACCACGTGGTCGGCAGCCGCACCCGGCCGGGCGCCGACGCGACCACGGTCCGCGTCCGGGACCGGCAGGTGCTGCTCACCGACGGCCCGTACGCGGAGACCAAGGACCTGATGGCCGGCTTCGACGTGATCGACTGCGCGGACCTGGACGAGGCCGTCGCGATCGCGTCCAAGCACCCGATGGCCTACCGCGGCGTCATCGAGCTGCGGCCGTTCTGGCCCTTCGAGCAGGACTGA
- a CDS encoding SRPBCC family protein, translated as MDVKTGAEVTVTVIVPLPREKMWELVTAVDRIGEWSPETIGATWDGPRRFIGHNRFPDGFESTVTCVITESTAPRVFAWDALDDAGRPGSHWRYELRDGAEPGTTEVRHSFVHGPGRTGVPADTDSINDRLVTLCRIMTSTITAMTLDSTGATR; from the coding sequence ATGGACGTGAAGACCGGCGCGGAGGTGACAGTGACGGTGATCGTGCCGCTGCCCCGCGAGAAGATGTGGGAACTGGTCACCGCGGTCGACCGGATCGGCGAATGGAGCCCGGAGACGATCGGCGCGACCTGGGACGGACCCCGGCGATTCATCGGCCACAACCGCTTTCCGGACGGATTCGAGAGTACGGTCACCTGCGTGATCACCGAGTCGACGGCGCCGCGGGTGTTCGCCTGGGACGCGCTCGACGACGCCGGCCGGCCCGGTTCCCACTGGCGGTACGAGCTGCGTGACGGCGCCGAGCCGGGCACCACGGAGGTGCGCCACAGCTTCGTGCACGGCCCCGGCCGTACCGGCGTCCCCGCCGACACCGACAGCATCAACGACCGGCTCGTCACCCTCTGCCGCATCATGACGTCCACGATCACCGCGATGACCCTCGACTCGACGGGAGCCACCCGATGA
- a CDS encoding class I SAM-dependent methyltransferase, with protein MGESARAVEARRIWDRVAPTYDRRMAFLERHMFGDGRVWLAGRARGRVLDVGVGTGGNLAHYPDDVTVTGLDLSPAMLALVRRRAADLGRTVDLHEGDAERLPFADGSFDTVVCALALCTVPDPAAAIAEARRVLVPGGRLLLLDHVVSTWPPIHWFQWVFERFTIPAAGEHFTRRQVPLVRAAGFTIVATRRTRAGTVECVDAVRPADPGTPGR; from the coding sequence ATGGGCGAGTCAGCGAGGGCCGTCGAGGCGCGCCGGATCTGGGATCGGGTGGCGCCCACCTACGACCGGCGGATGGCGTTCCTGGAACGGCACATGTTCGGCGACGGCCGGGTGTGGCTGGCCGGGCGGGCGCGGGGCCGGGTCCTGGACGTCGGCGTCGGCACCGGCGGGAACCTGGCGCACTACCCGGATGACGTCACGGTCACCGGCCTCGATCTGAGCCCGGCGATGCTGGCGCTGGTCCGGCGTCGGGCGGCGGACCTGGGCCGTACGGTCGATCTGCACGAGGGCGACGCGGAGCGGCTGCCGTTCGCCGACGGCTCGTTCGACACGGTGGTCTGCGCGCTGGCGCTGTGCACCGTCCCCGATCCGGCCGCCGCGATCGCCGAGGCCCGGCGGGTGCTGGTGCCGGGCGGCCGGCTGCTGCTGCTCGATCACGTGGTGAGCACGTGGCCGCCGATCCACTGGTTCCAGTGGGTGTTCGAGCGGTTCACCATTCCGGCGGCCGGCGAGCACTTCACCCGCCGCCAGGTGCCGCTGGTCCGCGCGGCCGGGTTCACGATCGTGGCGACGCGGCGTACCAGGGCCGGAACCGTGGAGTGCGTGGACGCGGTCAGGCCCGCGGACCCCGGCACGCCAGGGCGATGA